A window of the Halostagnicola kamekurae genome harbors these coding sequences:
- a CDS encoding fluoride efflux transporter FluC — MTRTHPLEHVEAILAVGIGGFAGSNLRYLVELSVPSSLVATMTVNVLGCFALGVLSYEHRFRGTISATSRTLLATGFIASFTTYSTFILDVLTTSPPVAVGYVLGSYTVGFGAVVAGRDTARWITAVTPPISEVND; from the coding sequence AACACATCCCCTCGAGCACGTCGAAGCGATCCTGGCGGTCGGTATCGGCGGGTTCGCGGGTTCGAATCTCCGATATCTCGTCGAGTTATCCGTTCCGAGTTCGCTCGTCGCCACGATGACGGTCAATGTGCTCGGGTGTTTCGCGCTCGGCGTCCTCAGTTACGAGCACCGGTTTCGGGGAACGATTTCCGCGACTAGTCGGACCCTCCTGGCAACCGGGTTCATCGCCTCTTTCACCACGTACAGTACGTTTATTCTCGACGTGCTGACCACCTCCCCACCGGTGGCGGTCGGTTACGTTCTCGGGAGTTACACGGTCGGGTTTGGCGCGGTGGTCGCTGGCCGCGACACGGCGCGATGGATTACAGCTGTTACGCCCCCGATATCGGAGGTGAACGACTGA
- the crcB gene encoding fluoride efflux transporter CrcB, whose protein sequence is MEPAHLLGTGGAIGAVARYAVDQALAGDRFPVSTLVVNVAGSFALGLVVFASLDSEATLLIGTGACGSFTTYSSFSVQSVQLWERGERLRASLYALGTLGSCVFAAGIAAWIAISLNL, encoded by the coding sequence ATGGAACCGGCACACCTCCTCGGAACAGGCGGTGCGATCGGGGCGGTAGCGCGCTACGCGGTCGATCAGGCGCTCGCGGGCGACCGGTTTCCCGTCTCGACGCTCGTCGTGAACGTCGCCGGAAGTTTCGCCCTCGGCCTGGTCGTCTTCGCCAGTCTCGACAGCGAGGCCACGCTTCTCATCGGAACTGGAGCGTGCGGATCGTTCACGACCTATTCTTCGTTCTCCGTCCAATCCGTACAGTTGTGGGAACGGGGCGAACGTCTCCGTGCGAGTCTCTACGCACTCGGAACGCTGGGATCGTGCGTATTCGCCGCCGGGATAGCGGCGTGGATCGCGATCAGTCTCAACCTGTGA
- a CDS encoding metal-dependent transcriptional regulator: MSNRSQYLLVVYVAARRRGEPIPPGTIGEKLDRSPAATTEMLQRLESDGLVASEPYEGVTLTEEGRTVAAELYEQYAVFLAFFRDVLEVEDPEQEAMELAGSVSSLVTDRLVETVLESDRDEITAL; encoded by the coding sequence ATGAGCAACCGCTCCCAGTATCTGCTCGTCGTCTACGTCGCCGCACGACGCCGTGGTGAACCGATCCCGCCGGGAACGATCGGCGAGAAACTGGATCGGTCGCCGGCGGCGACGACCGAAATGCTCCAGCGCCTCGAGTCGGACGGGCTGGTCGCGTCCGAACCGTACGAAGGCGTTACCCTCACCGAGGAGGGGCGGACCGTCGCCGCGGAGTTGTACGAGCAGTACGCTGTTTTCCTAGCGTTTTTTCGGGACGTCCTCGAGGTCGAAGATCCGGAGCAGGAAGCCATGGAACTTGCAGGGAGCGTGAGTTCACTTGTCACCGACCGTCTGGTCGAAACGGTGCTCGAGTCCGATCGAGACGAGATTACTGCCCTCTGA
- a CDS encoding DUF7260 family protein, which produces MTDLTPIRDALSAVERTRDGVSETKSALDKFDATIEGIDPVGSATTVETPTAVGDGGLSMASATPRAVDAPNRMDQVRDAFVSAFCSEGSSDDPRLVETIERVFGTEVSSQLEPTASETYTVETERILHSAIERRRTQLEAVTQAIDIEVTSLEETLDAADPIVEWLETTREASLLTLEFETLFEHHETVSAHRSRCEAIVDDRQEVLHGTNSFDGRIGLAHRPFVESMYEGLEVRYPVLSTMARLSADCLEYERSVRDQLTRRV; this is translated from the coding sequence ATGACTGATCTCACACCAATTCGAGACGCGCTTTCAGCGGTCGAACGGACGCGAGACGGGGTCTCGGAGACGAAATCGGCTCTCGATAAGTTTGATGCTACCATCGAGGGAATCGATCCCGTCGGGTCCGCAACCACAGTCGAGACCCCGACAGCGGTCGGCGACGGTGGACTCTCGATGGCGTCGGCGACGCCGCGGGCGGTCGACGCTCCGAACCGAATGGATCAGGTCCGAGACGCGTTCGTCTCGGCGTTCTGCTCGGAAGGTAGCTCCGACGATCCACGGCTCGTCGAGACGATCGAACGGGTGTTCGGTACCGAGGTGTCGAGCCAGCTCGAACCAACGGCGTCGGAGACGTATACCGTCGAGACCGAACGGATCCTCCACTCGGCCATCGAACGCCGTCGAACGCAACTCGAGGCGGTAACGCAGGCGATCGACATCGAAGTTACCTCGCTCGAGGAAACGCTCGATGCGGCCGACCCCATCGTGGAGTGGCTCGAGACGACCAGAGAAGCGTCGCTGCTGACCCTCGAGTTCGAGACGCTCTTCGAGCACCATGAAACCGTTTCCGCGCATCGATCCCGGTGTGAAGCGATCGTCGACGACCGCCAGGAGGTCCTCCACGGAACGAACAGCTTCGACGGGCGGATCGGTCTCGCCCACCGACCGTTCGTCGAATCGATGTACGAGGGCCTCGAGGTCCGATATCCGGTGTTGTCGACGATGGCTCGCCTTTCGGCGGACTGTCTCGAGTACGAACGGTCCGTGCGGGATCAGCTGACCCGACGCGTATGA
- a CDS encoding FAD-dependent oxidoreductase, whose translation MTDRSSESTDYDVVIVGGGPAGCAAGVFTARYGLETAVFDRGAAPLRRCAHLENYLGFPAGIDIDSFYDLIHAQVEEAGCDLVADTVDTVDRGDDTERFVVDPQDAASVTATVVVAATWYDGEYLRPLGGDAMFETHDHDGEEHEHFDPAYADADGRTPIDGLYVASPAGQRSTQAVVAAGHGAHVGRCVLADRRREEGYPDGVAEHYDWLRRDAEFSGEWNDRDRWRDWFDDEAGEDHGLSDERYERLRERYIDRAFETRVSETSADERSRRGLGRLLETIGTDRVLDAIDDETIEAYVRRRRSGETGTD comes from the coding sequence ATGACCGATCGCTCGTCCGAATCGACGGACTACGACGTCGTCATCGTCGGTGGCGGTCCGGCGGGCTGTGCGGCCGGCGTTTTCACTGCCCGGTACGGACTCGAGACGGCCGTATTCGATCGCGGTGCCGCACCGCTTCGGCGGTGTGCACATCTCGAGAACTACCTCGGCTTTCCCGCGGGAATCGATATCGACAGCTTCTACGACCTAATACACGCACAGGTCGAGGAAGCGGGCTGTGACCTCGTGGCCGATACGGTCGATACCGTCGATAGAGGGGACGACACGGAGAGATTCGTCGTCGATCCGCAGGACGCTGCGAGTGTGACTGCGACGGTGGTCGTCGCGGCGACGTGGTACGACGGCGAGTACCTGCGGCCGCTCGGCGGCGATGCCATGTTCGAGACACACGATCACGACGGCGAGGAACACGAACACTTCGATCCGGCGTACGCCGACGCTGACGGCCGGACGCCGATCGACGGCTTGTACGTCGCGTCACCGGCCGGACAGCGGAGCACTCAGGCAGTCGTCGCCGCCGGCCACGGCGCACACGTCGGTCGGTGTGTGCTGGCGGACCGGCGACGCGAGGAGGGGTACCCGGACGGCGTCGCCGAGCACTACGACTGGCTCCGCCGGGACGCGGAGTTCTCAGGGGAGTGGAACGATCGCGACCGCTGGCGAGACTGGTTCGACGACGAGGCAGGTGAGGATCACGGCCTTTCCGACGAGCGCTACGAACGACTTCGGGAGCGCTATATCGATCGGGCGTTCGAGACCAGGGTCTCCGAAACGAGCGCCGACGAACGATCTCGCCGCGGACTCGGTCGACTCCTCGAGACGATCGGCACCGATCGAGTGTTAGACGCCATCGACGACGAGACGATCGAGGCGTACGTACGACGGCGACGATCGGGTGAAACCGGTACCGACTGA
- a CDS encoding ABC transporter substrate-binding protein, which produces MGRAGRSLENPTRRDAIKYGTAVAGGGLFAGCITDPGSESSSDEGSYSVTMEPVGTVEFDSVPETWFPYTGDYADMGVALGQADGLSAIGVKARFGSHLYEDLPGVSVDKDDLTELWEDGGTGREIFYELGADVHVIDPNFMINRVDWSEAYVEEISDRVAPFIGNTIFSRVYDWHDYAEYSMYEAFEKVAQVFQATERYEAFEQYHDEILEDVRSRLPVETPDIAILYPKSIPPESFYPYRIGSGTQSKHWNDLEVGDALAQHDVTDTQAGGGAIDYETLLEIDPDALAIRLQGEITEEYFDSEIRSHLEDHDVASELQAVQNDRVIYGGLTYQGPIIHLFQLERAAQGLYPDEFGDEPLFDRQHVADIVAGEV; this is translated from the coding sequence ATGGGACGCGCTGGACGATCACTCGAGAACCCGACGCGACGAGACGCGATCAAGTACGGCACCGCGGTCGCCGGCGGCGGTCTGTTCGCCGGCTGTATCACCGATCCGGGATCGGAGTCGTCGTCGGACGAGGGCTCGTACTCGGTAACGATGGAACCCGTCGGAACCGTCGAGTTCGACTCGGTCCCCGAGACGTGGTTCCCGTACACCGGCGATTACGCCGATATGGGCGTCGCTCTCGGGCAGGCGGACGGACTCTCTGCTATCGGTGTCAAAGCCCGATTCGGGTCGCACCTCTACGAAGACCTGCCCGGCGTCTCCGTGGACAAAGACGACCTCACGGAACTCTGGGAGGACGGCGGAACCGGACGGGAGATTTTCTACGAACTGGGTGCCGACGTCCACGTCATCGATCCGAATTTCATGATCAATCGGGTCGACTGGAGCGAGGCCTACGTCGAGGAAATCAGCGACAGGGTCGCGCCCTTTATCGGAAACACGATTTTCTCGAGGGTGTACGACTGGCACGATTACGCGGAGTACTCGATGTACGAGGCCTTCGAGAAAGTCGCGCAGGTGTTTCAGGCCACCGAGCGCTACGAGGCGTTCGAGCAGTATCACGACGAAATCCTCGAAGATGTCCGCTCGCGACTCCCCGTGGAGACCCCCGACATCGCGATCTTGTACCCCAAATCCATCCCGCCGGAATCGTTCTATCCCTACCGCATCGGCTCCGGTACCCAGTCCAAACACTGGAACGACCTCGAGGTCGGCGATGCGCTGGCTCAACACGACGTTACCGACACGCAGGCGGGCGGTGGCGCGATCGATTACGAGACGTTGCTGGAGATCGATCCCGACGCGCTCGCGATCAGATTGCAGGGCGAGATCACTGAGGAGTACTTCGACAGCGAAATCCGCTCGCATCTGGAAGACCATGACGTCGCGAGTGAACTCCAGGCGGTCCAGAACGACCGCGTCATCTATGGTGGCCTGACTTATCAGGGGCCGATCATCCACCTCTTCCAGCTCGAGCGGGCCGCACAGGGACTCTACCCGGACGAATTCGGCGACGAACCACTGTTCGATCGACAGCACGTCGCCGACATCGTCGCCGGTGAGGTCTGA
- a CDS encoding ABC transporter substrate-binding protein, with protein MTRDSIREPTRRTYVKYAGAVAGGGLLAGCIDDASSGDGGGGEVTHTASMAPMGEVSFSGVPENVMIYSLLYADMAVAYGHGDAINSLGFDADTEGRTLETYYGDLEGVSFDSSGLEQLNSGSENVMVDEELFYELNSDLHLVDPCLIVSMNGWERSDIENIGQNIGPWFGNVLSRSHSEPPEGYRDEYEYYTLWEIAERVAAVFREQEKYERLKVVRDDLLQTIESNLPPEEERPTVGSIIYMEETFYPSAINASGFATADLRPFGVSDAFAGDDVTYDTTYDFETMHEVDPDVILHRFGISTYDVAGIRETLADHSVASQLTAIENDQFYASGHPVQGPLMNLFQLEMAAKQLYPDQFGEWPGFDGESYPEFSAEEQLFDRQTVANIVTGDY; from the coding sequence ATGACCCGCGATTCGATTCGCGAACCGACGAGGCGAACGTACGTGAAGTACGCCGGCGCAGTCGCCGGCGGCGGTCTACTCGCCGGTTGTATCGACGACGCCTCGAGCGGCGACGGGGGAGGCGGCGAAGTGACTCACACCGCCTCGATGGCACCGATGGGCGAGGTGTCGTTCTCCGGCGTTCCGGAGAACGTGATGATCTATAGCCTCCTGTACGCCGATATGGCGGTCGCGTACGGACACGGCGATGCGATCAACTCGCTCGGATTCGATGCCGACACGGAGGGACGGACCCTCGAGACGTACTACGGTGACCTCGAGGGTGTTTCGTTCGACTCGAGCGGCCTCGAACAGCTAAACTCCGGGTCGGAGAACGTCATGGTCGATGAGGAACTATTCTACGAACTAAACTCCGATCTTCACCTCGTCGACCCGTGCCTGATCGTTTCGATGAACGGCTGGGAACGGTCCGATATCGAGAATATCGGCCAGAACATCGGGCCCTGGTTCGGAAACGTTCTCAGCAGGTCACACTCCGAACCGCCGGAAGGGTATCGGGACGAGTACGAGTACTACACGCTCTGGGAGATCGCAGAGCGCGTCGCCGCGGTATTTCGAGAACAGGAGAAGTACGAACGACTGAAAGTGGTGCGCGACGACCTTTTGCAGACGATCGAGTCGAACCTGCCGCCGGAGGAGGAACGGCCGACCGTCGGATCGATAATCTACATGGAAGAGACGTTCTATCCCTCGGCGATCAACGCGTCCGGATTCGCGACCGCCGACCTGCGCCCGTTCGGAGTTTCGGACGCGTTCGCGGGCGACGACGTCACGTACGACACGACGTACGATTTCGAGACGATGCACGAGGTCGATCCAGACGTTATCCTCCATCGGTTCGGCATCTCGACCTACGACGTCGCCGGGATCCGGGAAACGCTTGCAGACCACTCGGTGGCGAGCCAGCTCACGGCCATCGAGAACGACCAGTTCTACGCCTCCGGTCATCCGGTTCAGGGGCCGCTCATGAATCTCTTCCAACTCGAGATGGCGGCCAAACAGCTCTACCCCGATCAGTTCGGCGAGTGGCCCGGGTTCGACGGCGAATCGTACCCGGAGTTCTCGGCCGAAGAACAGCTCTTCGACCGCCAGACCGTCGCGAATATCGTCACCGGCGACTACTGA
- a CDS encoding sister chromatid cohesion protein PDS5 has product MDDSIQLLSVDQFSRFLEEGSIEDAVAYLERLRTADTVERRKKGVRRVREVARERPSEFAPVLSSLTGFLVDEHRSVRLTTVKLFVVVAEADPQAVASFVPSIADRLADEDEFYYVRARAAEALGYVALEQPEAVASPDVVADLRIGLTFDEPEVREKLAKALEYIALGDQDRLRHHVGDLATHLDDSEELVRYHLCTAIVAVGCAYPDALSEHVDALADRLSDDSPFVRGRAAEALGVLVRSEPDASIPNVSISSVSSVTGEDSEDFLVDRLHFVADVLDDDDVLDTNDVTDTDDVIADRQGGRNRCDVGTVRSIRAGTADVVTKIESVDDDSCPNCGVSIPGGGPPFCPQCGRPR; this is encoded by the coding sequence ATGGACGATTCGATACAGTTGCTATCCGTCGATCAGTTCTCGAGGTTCCTCGAGGAAGGCTCCATCGAAGACGCGGTGGCGTACCTCGAGCGACTTCGAACCGCCGATACCGTCGAGCGACGCAAGAAAGGAGTCCGACGAGTTCGCGAAGTCGCCAGAGAGCGTCCCTCGGAATTCGCGCCCGTCCTATCGTCGCTGACGGGCTTTCTCGTCGACGAACACCGTTCGGTCCGACTGACGACCGTGAAACTGTTCGTCGTCGTGGCCGAGGCGGATCCGCAGGCGGTCGCGTCGTTCGTCCCCTCGATCGCCGATCGGTTGGCCGACGAGGACGAGTTCTATTACGTGCGCGCTCGCGCCGCGGAGGCGCTGGGATACGTCGCACTCGAGCAGCCTGAAGCGGTTGCATCGCCCGACGTGGTTGCGGATCTCCGTATCGGACTGACGTTCGACGAACCTGAGGTGCGAGAGAAACTGGCGAAAGCGCTCGAGTACATTGCGCTGGGTGATCAAGACCGACTCCGTCACCACGTCGGGGACCTCGCGACACACCTCGACGATTCGGAAGAACTCGTTCGCTATCACCTCTGTACTGCGATCGTCGCGGTCGGTTGTGCGTATCCCGACGCGCTGTCCGAGCACGTCGATGCGTTAGCCGACCGGTTGAGCGACGACAGCCCCTTCGTTCGGGGCCGGGCGGCAGAGGCGCTCGGCGTACTCGTCCGATCGGAACCCGACGCATCGATTCCGAACGTCTCGATCTCGAGCGTGAGTTCGGTCACAGGCGAGGACTCAGAGGATTTTCTCGTCGATCGCCTTCATTTCGTAGCCGACGTACTCGATGACGATGACGTACTCGACACCAACGATGTAACCGATACGGACGACGTAATCGCTGATCGACAGGGTGGGCGCAACCGTTGCGACGTGGGAACGGTGCGCTCGATTCGAGCGGGTACCGCGGACGTCGTCACGAAGATCGAAAGCGTCGATGACGATTCGTGTCCGAACTGTGGCGTGTCGATTCCGGGAGGCGGTCCGCCGTTTTGTCCACAGTGTGGTCGGCCGCGGTGA
- a CDS encoding ABC transporter substrate-binding protein — MAQTTRRRLLRRMGASAVAITGTAGCLGRSGGSLDSVTVAYVPIYPNMQHYVMEKEGYYEDVPADVTIERFSSGPSAVTAFASGDIDAALFGITPAMVLADKGTDAGILAANSRNGFKLMATSELVDLYEQERAAMFERFEEERGRKIRFGAPPDGSVPDIVLRYWIQEDLDAGEMDSVINKSKVPPAKAVQTLQSGDIDATIIQEPFATIIAQDDGFGELGWSGDILENHPVTVLFANQQVLDDDEVAQSLVEQHTAATEFTGDSSDAAASHAASVIGSGGSEDLAKAAMDSEASEFISDPHAITDQAATMGEFVANVGTIEEPIATENLFAFDPYDTIQE; from the coding sequence ATGGCCCAAACTACGCGACGAAGACTGCTTCGGAGGATGGGTGCGAGTGCGGTTGCAATAACAGGAACGGCAGGTTGTCTCGGTCGCAGCGGCGGATCACTCGACTCGGTGACTGTCGCGTACGTCCCGATTTATCCGAATATGCAACACTACGTGATGGAAAAGGAGGGGTATTACGAGGACGTTCCAGCGGACGTCACTATCGAGCGATTTAGCTCCGGACCGAGCGCCGTTACGGCGTTCGCCAGCGGAGACATCGACGCTGCACTTTTCGGTATCACCCCGGCGATGGTGCTCGCCGACAAAGGGACCGATGCCGGTATCCTCGCGGCAAATTCGAGAAACGGTTTCAAACTCATGGCGACCTCAGAGCTCGTCGATTTGTACGAACAGGAGAGAGCAGCCATGTTCGAGCGGTTCGAGGAGGAACGCGGCCGCAAGATCCGATTCGGAGCCCCTCCGGACGGAAGCGTCCCCGACATCGTGCTTCGATACTGGATCCAGGAGGATCTCGACGCCGGTGAGATGGACTCCGTCATCAACAAGTCGAAAGTTCCGCCGGCGAAGGCGGTCCAGACGCTCCAATCGGGTGATATCGACGCGACGATCATCCAAGAACCGTTCGCGACGATAATCGCACAAGACGACGGCTTCGGCGAGCTCGGTTGGTCCGGGGATATCCTGGAAAATCACCCCGTCACAGTGCTGTTCGCGAACCAACAGGTACTCGATGACGACGAAGTCGCACAATCGCTGGTCGAACAGCATACGGCGGCGACCGAGTTCACGGGAGACTCGTCGGATGCAGCCGCTTCACACGCCGCGTCAGTGATCGGCTCCGGCGGAAGTGAGGACCTCGCGAAGGCCGCCATGGACTCCGAGGCGTCCGAGTTCATCTCGGATCCCCACGCGATCACCGACCAAGCCGCGACGATGGGGGAGTTCGTCGCGAACGTCGGGACCATCGAGGAACCGATTGCGACCGAGAACCTGTTCGCGTTCGATCCGTACGACACTATTCAGGAATGA
- a CDS encoding ABC transporter permease, which produces MSTRIDTSATAVVADSFEGDLRRYLRGLGGLLAFVLVWWVSAMTTQPSYLVPGPLESVHAFINLFATSTAIVVPVLGSSLVLPTGLAHLAQTLFHYVPGLLLGAGCGISLGLAMGWKGTLDDWLRPLVRVLRPIPPLAWVVFAIVWFGIHHTGAAFIVFVGAFWINFYGAYGGVEDVSNELTDVASTLGVERDLSMLKLVALPSAAPQVLTGFRTSIGRCWMIVVGAELFGAPGVGYEIINASNNLAMATSVAYMVLISLAFLCMDVGFRLVERRVLAWR; this is translated from the coding sequence ATGAGTACTCGTATCGACACCAGTGCAACCGCGGTGGTCGCCGACAGCTTCGAGGGAGACTTGCGGCGGTATCTGCGCGGACTGGGCGGTCTCCTCGCGTTCGTTCTCGTCTGGTGGGTCAGCGCGATGACGACACAGCCGTCGTATCTAGTGCCGGGTCCCCTCGAATCAGTGCACGCGTTCATCAACCTGTTTGCGACCTCAACGGCGATCGTAGTCCCCGTTCTGGGATCGAGTCTCGTGCTCCCGACTGGGCTTGCACACCTCGCACAGACGTTGTTCCACTACGTTCCTGGCCTCTTGCTGGGTGCCGGCTGTGGAATCAGTCTCGGGCTGGCGATGGGTTGGAAGGGGACACTCGACGACTGGTTACGGCCGCTCGTCCGGGTGCTGCGACCGATCCCGCCGCTGGCGTGGGTCGTCTTCGCAATCGTCTGGTTCGGTATCCACCACACCGGCGCGGCCTTTATCGTCTTCGTCGGCGCATTCTGGATCAACTTCTACGGCGCCTACGGTGGCGTCGAAGACGTCTCGAACGAACTGACCGACGTCGCGTCGACGCTCGGTGTCGAACGCGACCTTTCGATGCTAAAGCTCGTCGCGCTCCCGAGCGCTGCACCCCAGGTGTTGACGGGTTTCCGGACGAGCATCGGACGGTGCTGGATGATCGTCGTCGGCGCCGAGTTGTTCGGCGCACCCGGCGTCGGCTACGAGATTATAAACGCCTCGAACAACCTCGCGATGGCGACCAGCGTCGCCTATATGGTCCTTATCAGTCTCGCGTTCCTCTGTATGGACGTGGGTTTCCGACTCGTCGAACGGAGGGTGCTCGCGTGGCGATGA
- a CDS encoding ABC transporter ATP-binding protein: MSKRSPSAQESDEKISIRNVSKAYKSTQALEDVSLSIPDGEFCSVVGPSGCGKTTLLRAIAGLDDPDSGSVLVGGDPVTDPGLDRGMVFQEYALFPWRTVRGNVRFGLDRPACECADCEARVRELIDLVGLEGFEDAYPKELSGGMKQRVGIARALAVDPEILLMDEPFASVDARTRDRLHAELLDIWAQTQQTVVFVTHDIDEAVTLADRVVVMGTDPGTVQSTIPIDMERPRERTARDFVEYVARIRDELGSPTDGGHQHDLNG; encoded by the coding sequence ATGAGCAAGCGATCGCCTTCAGCGCAGGAATCCGACGAGAAGATCAGTATCAGGAACGTCAGCAAGGCGTACAAGTCGACCCAGGCGCTCGAGGACGTCTCGCTCTCGATTCCAGATGGAGAGTTCTGTAGTGTAGTCGGGCCCTCCGGCTGTGGGAAGACGACCCTGTTGCGAGCGATCGCCGGCCTCGACGATCCGGACAGTGGCTCGGTCCTAGTTGGCGGTGACCCGGTCACCGATCCGGGTCTGGATCGAGGGATGGTCTTTCAGGAGTACGCGTTGTTCCCCTGGCGAACTGTCCGGGGGAACGTTCGGTTCGGCCTGGACCGGCCCGCGTGTGAGTGTGCGGACTGCGAGGCACGGGTCCGAGAGTTGATCGATCTCGTCGGCCTCGAGGGCTTCGAGGACGCGTATCCGAAGGAACTGTCCGGCGGCATGAAACAGCGCGTCGGGATCGCTCGTGCCCTCGCCGTCGACCCGGAGATTCTGTTGATGGACGAACCGTTCGCCAGTGTCGACGCGCGGACCCGTGACCGCCTGCACGCCGAATTGCTCGACATCTGGGCGCAGACCCAACAGACCGTCGTGTTCGTCACCCACGACATCGACGAGGCGGTGACGCTGGCCGACCGCGTCGTCGTTATGGGTACGGATCCAGGGACCGTCCAGTCGACCATCCCCATCGATATGGAGCGTCCACGTGAACGGACGGCGCGTGACTTCGTCGAGTACGTCGCGAGAATCAGAGACGAACTCGGAAGTCCTACTGACGGTGGCCATCAACATGATCTCAATGGCTGA